The genomic interval tatggaagcttaactttcataggaattcattgaaaacACTCGCTTTGATCCGTACCGTTCCGTCATGAATGCCCGAGCGGCCGTGTGCATTTACATTCTGTAAGTGAGAATCCTATGGTTGGGCTGAAAACATGCAGAACTAGCTCCTACTACTGGGCATATTCTCTAGCTTCTGGCCAAAAAAGCCTCTGATGACTAAACTGCGCCATTTTGACGATATAATGATATTGCGAtataatgctgtaaactatatAGGGAGACATTACTTGCACATTactataatattaaaggttaacaacagagcccaaaaaataagaatattttttttacactcaAATATCAAACACTCAATTAACACTgtaagcaaatatttaaactTCATATAAGGCATTTTTTGCGttaacttctaaatctaattataaaattatgttGTTGAACTATAACCATTTATACACAGTGGCTGTCATTTTCATGACagatttataaattaaataatcaagacatcactaacaggttaagtagaatataattaatgtatataggctaatatagtgcacgtttttgattattattattattatattatatttttcctattATATTTTTATCAAAAGTTCATTTCTCTAGTGAGCTGTGGACACAGAATGACTGCCTGAGGTAAATGTAGTGCTACgttgtttacaagctgttttattgacgtTGAAACAATGATTGAGCTGTAAAATTGGCGACACAACATATGATACGTTGCAGTAAGTTGGAATGTATTCTCAACATACCAGAGATaataattcatgtttattctttaggaAGAGATGATCGCGTTCACTTGCGGACAACTGACGCACCTATACAGTGATCACTCATGCCACATTAAACGTGTCAAACAGTGTCAAAACggcatttattgtttgaatttcgtgATAAAATGGACTGAATACTTAATATGTTTGTGTGGGAACACAGATTGAGGATTGCACTTAAAACAAGCAGactgttaactgttaaagacTGCATTCGGAACCGTTTGGTACACACACCCCGCACCGAAAGCCCAGTACTGAAATGGTTCGGTACGAATACGTGTCCTGTTACATCcctaatgtattatatatagtattagtgctgggcaattgattaatcacgattaatcatatccaaaataaaagttctataataatatatacgcatttactgtgtataattatgtataaatacacactccatatatacattaatgaaatatttgcatatataacctgtatatatagatatatttttatattataaatatttaaaacattttcttaaatatatacacatgcatgtgtgtgtatttatatatacataagtATACATagtacacacacattttatataaaCATGATTGGATGCTATTAATCAATTGCCCAGCAGTAATTTATATATGTTCCTATATATAGTTCCTATGTATAtgtagtaacactttacaacaaggTTTCATTGGTTAATATAAGTAAATGTATTAACCATGAAATAACCTTGAGCAGTACATTCCTTACCGTATTCTTTAAtcattgttaacattagtaaaaaaaaaaaaaatacagatgttcatggtttgttcacgTTAATTCACAGTGTATtacctaatgttaacaagattttaataatgtattagtaaatgttgaaattaacattaacaaagataaataagtgcagttcattattttttcatgttaactaatggaacctaattgtaaagtgttaccatacaTTTAGCATGAATATATTCAGtaaacatatttatatactCCTTACACGTCACCATAAATGAAAAGAACGGGAGTGAATTAGGGATATTCACCCTCTCTGCCTTGTAGTGTATCCGCACCATCCTCTGACCTCCTTATAGACGAGTCTGGATAATAGCTACAGTAATACGAACAAGAGGAGACAGTGAGACACTGGCTTGAGAAAACACATCCGTCATACTATCACTTATTGGAtaatattgacaaaaaaaaacaactgaagTCTCACCAAACAGGCCAGTACATCTGCAGCAATGAGCATATAGAAAACATTGTTCCAACCAGTGGGAGAGATCAGACCAGCCAACAGAGGCCCAACAGCGGCACCTAGAGGTCATTAAACATATCACACAAGGTGAAGCATGTGAAGTTTTCAAAACAAACATTTGTTtctaaatgttacatttaaatttactgTCAATAACCTTTTGAAAACATTGCTCGATTTTTAAATGGCGAGAACAAAAATGTGATAATTCATTGCTACATGCTACATTATAACATGATatacaccccccccccacccccaattaaacacacattCCCTGCATACCTATTGATCCAGTGCCGTCAATAATGGCGGTCACAGTGGACAGTGCCCTCGAGTTCCCTCTCAGACACTCGTGGGTTCCCTAAAAGATCAAAAAACATTATGAAATGTACAACACATGAAGCTAATTGAATTACCAAACAGTTTATTGATCAGTTATTGACAGCAATACTTAAAAGGCTAGTGTTGATACATGTTTTGAGACTTTATTTACTTTTTGAAACTTTCAAAATGTCCATGTGAAGAGCACATGGAGGAAAACGCTTACTAGGTCAGCTGATACAGCAGTGGTGATGAGGGCGTAGGGTCCATTCACGAGGGCACCACACCACAGCAACATGCCTGGAGGTCAGGAAAGGGCATAGGTGGAGGTACAGACACAAAAGACACAAGATGTTATTTGTGGGAATCCATATTCCATAAGATAATTGTGATAACTGATAATTAACAACAACATGTGATCCCCTTACAGtcaacaatttaaaatatataaatgtaatattgtagTCAGATACACTGTTAGAGTGGTTTTAAATGCAAACTTAAGTTTAATACaatttaagtattaaaaaaatatattatttgtgaATTCTGATCATGCAGGCTGAACCACATGTCCGAAAAAACAACCTATGCAAAATTTTTGTATGtgtccaaaaaaagaaaaaaaagaagaaaaaaaactaaaacaaacacaacaaaacaaaacaagaaaaaattaaaaaacacaaagcaaaaataccAACATACTCAACataccaaaaaacaaacaaaagaaagcaacaaaagaaaaaaacatacataaccaaaaacaaaacaccacaaaaaaataaaaaaataattaaaaaaacctTGCTAGTCTATACTTACCGATGGTGGTTGGCAAGCCATTCTGGCCGATCTTATTGTACAGGAAGAGCTTGAGAAAGAAAAGCAAATATGAATAAGCAGCAGTTCTCGAAGGAAAGAGAATCCTGTCCATCCATTTACAGAGGTTCACAGGTAAACTCGAACTTGACGGCGTTGTGTGTACAAGATTTCAGTCGTCTGTAAAAACTGTGAGCAAACTTTGACAACTTGTTGCGAGCTAACCAGTTTTACACTTCTCTAGGAAGCACAGTCTGCTATGACGAAGATTTACAGGCAGGATCAGTGTCTCTGGACGTAAAcattacatattaaaaaaacTCCCAATTCTAAATTATATGGTCCATAATGCTAACGGATAAGCTTTAGTTAATGGATAAGTTAACATGCAATGCTTTTACATTCAATTAATAGTTAAAATTAATCTTCACTATCTAAAACATCAGTTtgcattttgtgtttattttgtagaCATTTTGCCCAAAGTCTGGGCAAAAATAAGGCAAAGACAATTGTGCTCACCATCGGAGCAGCAATAATCAACATGGCACAGCAAGTAGTGGCTCGGCCCCCACTGTAGTCAGATATCAATCCAGCCACAATGCCACCTaacacagaagaagaaaaaaccaTTTAGATATTTcttatgtttaaaataaatctaatatttataatatccACACGCTTACCCACAATTCCTCCAACATCAAACAAAGTAGATAGGTCCCCAGCTTCTTTAGGATCAAAATGAGCTAAGGAAGAGAGCAGACTCTGTGTTTTGTTGGAATTTATTGAGATTTTTTGACTGTTTGCATGAATCTGAGAGCATCTGATTCTTACCAATATTAGCGATGTATAAAGGAAGCCAGTAGAGGAAGGTGTAGCTGACCAACTTGGCAAAAAGCAGACACAAGGAGAACTCCACCACACCCTGCAGAATGAACAATACATTTACCAATGATGACATTATGATTTTTACTTCTGTCCTGGCAACAAATGAATGTAGCTGATACTGCTCTGTACTAACTTGTACACATTTGCAACATCATATTTCCACATTTCTGATGTTACCGATTAGGAtgaattgtttattttgtatcaTTCCTCATTATACTTTACTTCACATAAataagcatctgctaaatgaataaatgtaaataaaagacTAAAAATGCTTCAAGACCATTaaataagaattttttttttacactgcaaaaaagattttcttactcagtatttttgtcttgcttTCCACTACAAATTTCTAAACATTGATCAAGATACGCTTACATGAGAagcaaaattacttatttttttcagtaaacgACTTAATATCTTATGAAAATTAAGGGGAgtttttattaaaaagaaaaaaaaccttggtAACACTagtttacagtgtccttgttacatgttacatgtacatactatagtaataactatacattatgcataattacatgcaactaagcCTAAACCAAACCCTCATCCTAACCCTTacactatagtaagtacatgtagttaattattaatactaattattagtacttaaatatatacttACACTGTAACgcagacaccttaaaataaagtgtaactaaAATAATTTGTCAgagggtaagaaaaataatcttgatttCACATGTTTTAAGAacaaactcacttaattttgatgatttttttcttctttagaaaacaagaccatcttaaagggataattcaccctaAAATGGGGTTGGGGTCGTTCTAAAGCCATATTTCCGTCTTTCTTTTATAGACCACAAAAGgagaatgaagaaaaaaaaaaagacaaaagtatCACAGAATGATTATATGGGACACGTGCCAATTAGTCTGGCAGTAAAAAATAGGGTTTGGTgtaaaacaaactcaaatttaatatattatgtaacGAAAATCCTGACCTTGGCCGTTGGTCACATTCATGAGACTCTAATAATGCTGCAGTTCGCTCAGATACGCTCCGAAAAAGCACACAAGTTGTGAGAAATCATGATTAACAAAAACGTGACTTGAAATGCAATCCATGTACCTTCTTCTATGAGGTGAATATATCTGTTATGTTCATGGTAACCAGATTTGATCAAGTTCACATCTGTCAACTTTTATCAGAAAAAAATTCCGGTTCGGTGATATCTGACTCAGTGAAGAAAGTACACATATACTTTTTTATCTTGGTATTATATTTCATGTCGCATATTAATCTTGATTCCTCACAACTTTGGTGATTTTACAGGGTGGGAGAGTGCGTTAATAACTGCAGCACTAATAGCATCTCACGAACACATGTCGTGTAGTCGTGAGCAGAAGATCAACGGCCACGGTCAGAATTTTTCTAaagaatacattacattttggtttgttttATATCAACCGCTATTGCGTGCCGACAGAACACTTGGAAATGAATATACAGCATGTGTCCCATGTTTTCAGTTGTGTATAAAAACCTTACATAATGTcaagttatgtttttattaccttagaatgagccatttctatgtACATACACCGCGAGTCCACTTACAGTGAAATCACCATTTTGCCGcttcatgtttctacagtagccctaagtggacaaacttctctacagagtgcTTGCTACTTTCTGTTGTCTCAGACGACAACATCTTTGTCATGTGTCGGCCATTGTATCTTCTCTGTGTGCTTCAAAAGGGAGCGGTGACAATttgcaacctcaccactagatacCGCAAAAATTTACAcattgcacctttaaagggttcgttcacccaaaaatgaaattgatgtcattaataactcaccctaatgtcgttccacacccgtaagacctccattcatcttcagaacacagtttaagaaattttatatttagtcagagagtgtatgcacactatactgtccatgtccagagggaataaaaacatcatcaaagtagtccatatgtgacatcagttagttcattagaatctcttgaagcatcgaaaatacattttggtccaaaaataataaaaactccgactttattcagcattgtcttctcttcaaggtttgttttcaaataaagatttgaacggttatgaatcagtggattgatttatgatttggatcgccagtgtcacgtgatttcagcagtttgacacgcgatccgaatcatgaatcaatacgctgattcataaccgtttgaatctttatttgaggattgaaaacaaccGCGGAAGTGAAGACAAgaaaagtgtgcatacacttacatacgctctcggactaaatataaaatatcttaaactgtgttccgaagatgaacggaggtcttacgggtgaggaacaacattagggtgagtcattaatgacatcaatttcatttttgggtgaactaaccatttaagtcATTTTtcttctcaagtaaatgtacattgatttaagatttttgtattattttttttatagaaaacaagacaaaaatataaagcaagaattcattttagttttttttttttttttttttttttgcagtgtacactttagcaaaaaattatatttagatTTGGAAAGCAAAAGCATGATTGTTTTTTTGACACTTCACAGGATGGGCTCATCCAGAATAACGAACAGATCAACAACGCCATAGCttgaaaatcatttttttatgtagaCTGACTAATAGCTGTGGGTGTAAAACTGAGAATAACAGGTCACTCACAGGAATCTTGAGCGCTCCACTGAAGCTGATGGCTTCTGTGTGATCTTCTACCGGCTCCACTGCTGTAGATGTGTCACTGCTGAAGATCTCCTCATTACTGGATGAGTTCCTCAACAGAGGCTCCTGCTCCACACTCTCCTAAAAACATTACAGCCGGTTAGTGTTATATAATGGAGGTAAAACTGTAAGATATATAATACAGGCAGTACAGTTCAGAGTACTTTTGGGCATAGACTTttttcaaacatgtttgatattttgagatgaaTTTAGAACACATACTGGTTTTATTGGTGATTCATCTTTTAGCAATGAGGCACGTTTCTGTGTAAGTTTGTTGTGTTCTCAGACatttagggccctatcataGACCTGACTCAATGCGACGCCAGATGCGACAACAGTTTTTTGCGAGTTTCAGCTGTTCATGTCTAGTGCTgcattatttaaataacaaatgcactcacgcccatctgttcgcccatgggcgcgctggtctgaaaacgaggcgTGTTCATGTGCATTGTTGGcacattgctattttgaggaactgaaaagtactgcaccattgaccaacaaaaacctggtctaaaaataaattcaacagGGCAGTATTTTTGGTTGTTTAAAGGGCGCCTATTGGTGGGTGCACAACGCACGCTGTGTGTGTaatctgcttattacacacacagcgaCGCGAAGCAgcacacaaatatttttaaatattaaaataaaaggattttctctctggagaagcgttcagatTTTCAACTCGCAAATTTTccccatgtaaatagcgaatccgccatggtggGTGTGTGCGCAACTagttttaaagggaatgggagatgatactttgattggtttattgcatgtttcggccaaaacacacccatgactcattaagagactagctacaacccttttggaccatgctcCTGGTGCGACAACCATTTTTCCATCATTAATCTAGCAAAATTAGATTTGGACcaggcaacctcccccagtttctgttgaagccgaTACAGAAgttatttaaactgcaattaatcgactggccactagggacaggctccagaagggagaagaatctcattgagccccatgttaaaattcccaactttacagcagaaaaaaacaaaacatgtttacagcctggtacaaattgtggttttggtctatactgTTAagtttgcccttcatgacaactgtgaagtagggctgtaacgatacaccaaacccacgattcggttcgtatcacgatttttgaccaacgctacgatacaaacctcgatatgggggggacaaaacagttttattctgtacagtattctatagcctattttgccgtcaataccatatatctgtagGGTCagtaggctactgccgacgttttctatgcggtaccaataggcaatatatatttaacatgaagtatagggcctcctgtacatcaataccaacagaaacgccgcgtcagacacgcttctggtgtgcaaagaaagagaaaacgccacgcagccgccccgcggatggcacgcaacagaaacgccacgctcacaccacgttgccagccggttggggaagcttcttgaaacacttacggcaaattgtgtgggtcttgtcaactacacgattgccatccttgttctccaccgggtagctgaaatgttgccatactgctgacttaaaagttggacctggacaggaaggataattctggcagttggaaggggtgtgtcgcgattctgccttctcacatcgcgatacaggttcgtggacctgcgtattgcgatttcgatttcatatcgcatatcgttacagccctactgtgaaggggtgaattttttataactcatttgtttacattatataaagcattAAAGTTCTCCATAATTAAGGGGATGGCCATTTTGAGTAACAGGTGggtagccatttatccgctgtctgatagtcattgcgtcacctaagctctgcccacatcccgcctctttgcacATTTGCTGTTATCCGGGTGTGACACGCGATGAAGTGctggcaagatggcaacgcccagctcgtctctactttacgcttcggAACGGCTCTTCGGCACCCTATGAGTGATGTCaggga from Pseudorasbora parva isolate DD20220531a chromosome 3, ASM2467924v1, whole genome shotgun sequence carries:
- the slc37a2 gene encoding glucose-6-phosphate exchanger SLC37A2 isoform X2, coding for MRHLAPGIKLITSFSRDSWYRFSILILTFVFYTSYHLSRKPISIVKSQLHRNCSNVIHPADLNITDNVTWCDWAPFDQNNYQNLFGVLDNCFLVAYAVGMFFSGMFGERLPLRYYLSTGMLLSGLFTALFGLGFYWQIHSLWYYCLVQALNGLVQTTGWPAVVACVGNWFGKGKRGFIMGVWNSHTSVGNILGSLIAGVYVSSAWGMSFIVPGIIIACTGVICFFFLVEKPEDVNCTPPQHHESVEQEPLLRNSSSNEEIFSSDTSTAVEPVEDHTEAISFSGALKIPGVVEFSLCLLFAKLVSYTFLYWLPLYIANIAHFDPKEAGDLSTLFDVGGIVGGIVAGLISDYSGGRATTCCAMLIIAAPMLFLYNKIGQNGLPTTIGMLLWCGALVNGPYALITTAVSADLGTHECLRGNSRALSTVTAIIDGTGSIGAAVGPLLAGLISPTGWNNVFYMLIAADVLACLLLSRLVYKEVRGWCGYTTRQRG
- the slc37a2 gene encoding glucose-6-phosphate exchanger SLC37A2 isoform X1 gives rise to the protein MRHLAPGIKLITSFSRDSWYRFSILILTFVFYTSYHLSRKPISIVKSQLHRNCSNVIHPADLNITDNVTWCDWAPFDQNNYQNLFGVLDNCFLVAYAVGMFFSGMFGERLPLRYYLSTGMLLSGLFTALFGLGFYWQIHSLWYYCLVQALNGLVQTTGWPAVVACVGNWFGKGKRGFIMGVWNSHTSVGNILGSLIAGVYVSSAWGMSFIVPGIIIACTGVICFFFLVEKPEDVNCTPPQHHESVEQEPLLRNSSSNEEIFSSDTSTAVEPVEDHTEAISFSGALKIPGVVEFSLCLLFAKLVSYTFLYWLPLYIANIAHFDPKEAGDLSTLFDVGGIVGGIVAGLISDYSGGRATTCCAMLIIAAPMLFLYNKIGQNGLPTTIGMLLWCGALVNGPYALITTAVSADLGTHECLRGNSRALSTVTAIIDGTGSIGAAVGPLLAGLISPTGWNNVFYMLIAADVLACLLLSRLVYKEVRGWCGYTTRQRGFKEI